The Lichenihabitans psoromatis genomic interval ACCCGGATGCAGCACGAGAGCATCGGGCTTGGCCCATTTCAGCCGTTCTTCGGTCAGGCCAAAGAAGCGGAAATATTCGCGGGCCGAAGGCACGAAGCCGCCATTCATCCGCTCACGCTGCAGGCGCAGCATCATCACGACATCGGCGCCGTCGAGGGCGCGATCCATATCGGGGACGACCTCGACGCCCATCCGTTCGATGCCGACCGGCATCAGGGTCGAGGGACCGGAGACGCGCAAGCGAGCCCCGAGAGCCGCGAGCAGAAGGATGTTGGAGCGAGCGACTCGCGAATGCAGGATGTCGCCGCAGATCGTCACGATCAGTCCGGCGATGCGGCCTTTGTTGCGACGGATCGTTAGTGCGTCGAGCAGCGCCTGCGTCGGATGTTCATGCGCGCCGTCCCCGGCATTGACGACCGAGCAATCGACCTTGCGGGCGAGCAGATGGACGGCGCCGGCTTGGTGATGACGCACCACGATGATGTCGGGCCGCATCGCATTCAGCGTGATTGCCGTATCGATCAGCGTTTCGCCCTTCTTGATCGAGGAGGCCGCCACCGCCATGTTCATGACATCGGCACCAAGCCGCTTGCCCGCGATTTCGAACGACG includes:
- a CDS encoding aspartate carbamoyltransferase catalytic subunit yields the protein MTDAAPAPVFPHRHLLGIQGLSPLALEALLDLADRAVDVSRQVEKKRSTLRGRTQINLFFEASTRTQSSFEIAGKRLGADVMNMAVAASSIKKGETLIDTAITLNAMRPDIIVVRHHQAGAVHLLARKVDCSVVNAGDGAHEHPTQALLDALTIRRNKGRIAGLIVTICGDILHSRVARSNILLLAALGARLRVSGPSTLMPVGIERMGVEVVPDMDRALDGADVVMMLRLQRERMNGGFVPSAREYFRFFGLTEERLKWAKPDALVLHPGPMNRGVEIDTLVADGPQSLIREQVEMGVAVRMAVLEALAQHLPGGAA